Proteins from a single region of Murdochiella vaginalis:
- a CDS encoding aminopeptidase, with translation MKYERTNVWETLTDAECKEMEAYSQEYITFLSQAKTERLAHDYIVKAAKEAGFLPLDEALKKGVKAGDKIVASNRGKSAALFVIGQDLCEGMDIVGSHIDAPRLDIKANPLHEDGNMAYLRTHYYGGVKKYHWVNTPLALHGVLFTKDGKRVEVHIGEEPTDPVFYINDLLIHLSHNPNQKTSAENITGERLQIVVGHSSRGKQEEDKDPILTNILSILHEKYGIEEEDFQVAELEAVPAGPAREVGFDRSLIAGHGHDDRICSFANLKAILETEKPERTAVGLFVDKEEVGSIGNTGMKSHFFVNAVAELIASEKGEYSELYLKRSMARSRVLSADVTAAFDPQYEGTQVFEKQNTARIGCGVAIAKYTGSGGKGGSNDANAEFLNDVRQIFKANGVIYQTAELGAVDAGGGGTIAYILAEYGADVVDCGTAMLSMHAPIELASKADAYETYRAYRAFLK, from the coding sequence ATGAAATACGAGAGAACAAATGTGTGGGAAACCCTCACCGATGCGGAATGCAAGGAAATGGAAGCGTATAGTCAGGAATACATCACGTTTTTATCCCAGGCAAAAACGGAGCGTTTAGCGCATGATTATATTGTCAAGGCCGCAAAAGAAGCAGGCTTTCTGCCGCTTGATGAAGCACTGAAAAAGGGTGTCAAGGCGGGCGATAAGATCGTCGCTTCCAACCGCGGCAAAAGCGCAGCCCTTTTTGTCATCGGCCAAGATTTATGCGAGGGCATGGATATTGTCGGTTCGCATATTGATGCGCCCAGACTCGACATCAAAGCCAATCCGCTGCATGAAGACGGCAACATGGCGTATCTTCGCACGCACTATTATGGCGGCGTGAAAAAATATCACTGGGTGAATACGCCGTTGGCCCTGCACGGCGTGCTGTTCACGAAAGATGGAAAGCGTGTCGAGGTGCACATCGGTGAGGAACCGACCGACCCGGTGTTCTACATCAACGATTTGCTGATTCATCTGTCTCACAATCCCAACCAGAAAACCTCTGCCGAAAACATCACCGGCGAGCGGCTTCAAATTGTAGTTGGCCATAGCAGCCGCGGCAAGCAGGAAGAGGATAAGGATCCGATTCTGACAAACATTCTGTCGATTTTGCATGAAAAATATGGCATTGAAGAAGAGGATTTTCAGGTGGCGGAGCTGGAAGCTGTTCCGGCCGGTCCGGCGCGGGAAGTCGGCTTTGACCGCTCGCTCATTGCGGGACACGGTCATGACGATCGCATCTGCTCCTTTGCCAATCTGAAAGCGATTTTAGAAACGGAAAAGCCGGAGCGCACAGCGGTCGGCCTTTTCGTGGACAAAGAAGAGGTCGGCTCCATCGGCAATACCGGCATGAAGTCTCATTTCTTCGTGAATGCGGTCGCAGAGCTGATCGCTTCGGAGAAGGGCGAGTACAGTGAGCTCTATCTCAAGCGTTCGATGGCTCGTTCCCGTGTGCTCTCCGCAGACGTTACTGCCGCGTTTGATCCGCAATACGAAGGCACGCAAGTCTTTGAAAAGCAGAACACCGCGCGCATCGGTTGCGGCGTAGCCATTGCCAAATATACGGGATCCGGCGGAAAAGGCGGCTCCAACGATGCCAATGCCGAATTCTTAAATGATGTTCGTCAGATTTTCAAGGCCAACGGCGTGATCTATCAAACCGCTGAGCTCGGCGCCGTGGATGCCGGTGGCGGCGGCACGATCGCTTACATTCTTGCCGAATACGGTGCGGATGTCGTCGATTGCGGCACGGCCATGCTCTCCATGCATGCACCGATCGAACTGGCCTCCAAGGCTGACGCCTATGAAACCTATCGCGCCTATCGCGCGTTCTTGAAATAG
- the murJ gene encoding murein biosynthesis integral membrane protein MurJ: MGSVTFQLMVITIISKLTGLIREVSFAKFFGTGMVTDIYVVSESITAMAFSFLFMSIQTTFIPMYNKVLTKRGRQEADYFTANLANTLVLIAAIISGVGFVFMPQIMHLVAAGFEGEKLNQAVLFTRIVLFRILFSAFNGAFISYLNNYNNFLTPATTGIIMNVVMIFFSYLTAKTGNLLLLAVGSIFAVAIQYSFFPRALRHAGYRHRLLLKPNSPAIRESLSIAVPAMFSILVNDISIIVDKAIATSIVPNGGASALNYANMIFMMVQGVVIVSIVTASYPGMSRAAQKENLQPFKRVIHHSLVHGMVLILPAVVGMMLFAQPIVRLFYERDQFTAASTLLTTGALFWYTPGLIGLLCSQIFIRAFYALHDTKTPLLISTVQVAVDITLNFILSYFFGLNGLAASTMVGNLVGAVILGTVLRKKSGRLAFRSLFKSVSKITVASALMGVVALFVFHGLPLGSETLRLLLTILVGAMVYLICILFAQIPEVRQLVNQIYHRLHRRRALGRH, from the coding sequence ATGGGTTCGGTAACCTTTCAACTGATGGTCATTACCATCATCTCAAAATTGACAGGTCTCATTCGCGAAGTGAGCTTCGCGAAATTTTTTGGTACCGGGATGGTAACGGATATTTACGTTGTCTCCGAAAGTATCACGGCAATGGCCTTCAGCTTTCTCTTTATGTCCATTCAGACCACCTTCATCCCCATGTATAACAAGGTGCTGACAAAACGTGGACGGCAAGAGGCAGATTACTTCACGGCCAATCTGGCGAATACACTTGTGCTCATCGCGGCCATCATTTCCGGCGTCGGATTCGTGTTCATGCCCCAAATTATGCATCTCGTTGCCGCCGGCTTCGAAGGCGAAAAGTTGAATCAAGCGGTGCTCTTTACGCGTATCGTGCTGTTTCGTATTCTTTTTTCGGCGTTTAACGGCGCCTTCATCAGCTATTTGAACAATTACAACAACTTTTTAACGCCTGCGACGACCGGTATCATCATGAATGTTGTGATGATCTTCTTTTCGTATTTGACGGCAAAAACCGGAAATCTCCTGCTTCTTGCCGTCGGCAGTATTTTTGCTGTCGCCATACAGTACAGCTTTTTCCCGCGTGCGCTGCGCCACGCCGGATACCGGCACCGTCTATTGCTCAAGCCCAATTCCCCTGCCATTCGTGAATCGCTCTCCATCGCCGTTCCGGCCATGTTTTCCATCCTGGTCAATGATATTTCCATCATCGTGGACAAAGCCATCGCTACGTCGATTGTTCCAAACGGCGGCGCATCGGCGCTCAATTACGCCAACATGATCTTTATGATGGTCCAAGGCGTGGTCATCGTCTCCATCGTAACGGCCTCGTATCCCGGCATGTCACGCGCTGCCCAAAAGGAGAATCTACAGCCGTTCAAGCGCGTCATTCACCATTCTCTCGTGCATGGCATGGTATTGATCCTTCCCGCCGTCGTGGGCATGATGCTCTTCGCCCAACCCATTGTGCGCCTCTTCTATGAGCGTGATCAATTCACTGCCGCCTCGACGTTATTGACCACCGGCGCGCTCTTCTGGTATACGCCCGGGCTCATCGGGCTGTTATGCTCCCAGATTTTTATTCGTGCTTTTTATGCTTTACACGATACGAAAACGCCGCTTCTCATTTCCACCGTACAGGTGGCTGTGGACATTACCTTGAACTTTATCTTGTCCTATTTCTTTGGCTTAAACGGGCTCGCCGCGTCCACCATGGTCGGCAATCTTGTCGGTGCCGTGATATTGGGAACCGTTCTGCGCAAAAAGTCCGGACGTCTTGCGTTCCGCTCCCTTTTCAAATCGGTGTCCAAAATTACGGTTGCTTCCGCTTTGATGGGAGTGGTTGCCTTGTTTGTCTTTCACGGTCTTCCGTTGGGAAGCGAAACGCTTCGACTTCTGCTAACCATTCTCGTGGGAGCTATGGTGTATCTCATCTGTATCCTCTTCGCACAGATTCCTGAAGTACGCCAGTTGGTTAATCAGATTTACCATCGGCTGCATCGACGCAGAGCGCTTGGTCGTCACTGA
- a CDS encoding glutaredoxin family protein yields MAEVTIYTSPTCVHCKAAKAFMADNNIAYTEKDVVADADARKWMLDRGYRGVPVIVVDGEEIIGFDQKKLSELLKK; encoded by the coding sequence ATGGCAGAAGTAACAATTTATACCTCACCGACCTGCGTACACTGCAAGGCGGCAAAGGCATTTATGGCGGATAATAACATTGCGTATACCGAAAAGGATGTGGTAGCGGATGCCGACGCGCGCAAATGGATGCTGGATCGCGGCTATCGCGGCGTTCCCGTCATCGTGGTAGACGGGGAAGAGATCATCGGCTTCGATCAGAAGAAGCTGAGCGAATTGCTGAAGAAATAG
- a CDS encoding M15 family metallopeptidase — protein sequence MRKEQSIEKRFRERRKRRAALHRRRHKTNVFLGIFAGVFILLSGSFVLRYFMNSSSAVDTHAALATSAQLVSDAPVSSSESASVSVEYKTRAEIEEQKQERPQNKEQHDGYIDRLDTFLQVSRDTTMFTRDSTKSHVVAPLAAGTTVETYGTNGEWTKVVSKGRSGYVRNVDLAMITDATLCKTVEGKVIVNATYRLPEEYETVFHPDAEAGLKVMLEAMQRDGLQVEVATTYRGAAEEKKELILRGNPANVPQPGHTVFQTGYGVQFNAPNTDPRIENHFENTKQFQWLKAHAQEYGFVLRYPKGSESITGYRADPTIFYYVGVEDASLISNEGLTMEVFYGVN from the coding sequence ATGAGAAAAGAGCAGTCAATCGAGAAACGCTTTAGAGAGCGCCGCAAACGTCGCGCAGCTCTCCATCGTCGTCGTCACAAAACGAATGTGTTTCTCGGTATTTTTGCCGGCGTCTTTATTTTGTTATCTGGCAGTTTTGTTCTCCGTTATTTTATGAACAGCTCCAGCGCTGTCGATACGCATGCCGCGTTAGCAACTTCTGCACAACTCGTTTCCGATGCTCCGGTCTCTTCCAGCGAAAGCGCATCCGTTTCCGTAGAATACAAGACGCGTGCTGAAATTGAAGAACAGAAGCAGGAACGGCCGCAGAATAAAGAACAGCACGATGGCTATATCGATCGGTTGGATACCTTTTTACAGGTCAGCCGCGACACGACGATGTTCACGCGTGACTCCACAAAGTCTCATGTTGTAGCGCCGCTGGCGGCGGGAACGACAGTGGAGACCTACGGAACAAACGGCGAATGGACGAAAGTAGTCAGCAAAGGCCGCAGCGGCTATGTACGAAATGTCGATCTGGCGATGATCACAGATGCGACACTTTGCAAAACGGTGGAAGGCAAGGTAATTGTCAACGCGACCTATCGGCTTCCCGAAGAGTACGAAACGGTGTTTCATCCGGATGCTGAAGCGGGCCTGAAGGTGATGCTGGAGGCGATGCAGCGTGACGGTTTACAAGTGGAAGTAGCAACCACCTATCGCGGCGCGGCCGAAGAAAAGAAGGAACTCATTCTTCGCGGCAACCCTGCCAATGTTCCGCAACCGGGGCATACCGTATTTCAGACGGGTTACGGCGTACAGTTCAACGCGCCAAACACCGATCCGCGCATTGAAAATCATTTCGAAAACACCAAGCAATTTCAATGGCTGAAAGCTCATGCACAGGAGTACGGTTTTGTGTTGCGCTATCCGAAAGGAAGCGAGTCCATCACGGGGTATCGTGCCGATCCGACTATTTTCTACTATGTCGGGGTGGAAGATGCTTCTTTGATCAGCAATGAAGGATTGACCATGGAAGTCTTCTACGGCGTCAACTAA
- a CDS encoding MucBP domain-containing protein codes for MKRHKIPVVLAGILMLLTLLWTRPAFAADVDVSTMQGLKQAIVDKNSITLTADIEVKEELTIPADYNGTIKSEGKTLSLASGVNNMFVIAKGANVTFDNIVFDGKEKGRIIDAGEATVTIKNSTLQNATTDTFGQKIVDNKDTQRYEGGAIYAAHTTLNLENTNFENNHTKATVPSPGAPHGGAIVSYSAKIKITGGSFINNHTGKVDKEYSSHGEGGAIKLHPGSTLTINDPSVTKKDTTVFDRNHLDSLEDKGGRQGGAIEATQSKVYIYGATFKIPGPFNTGGAIKFEGCDEAVVKNAHFETVAKKGTIGVAGGAITSENSNLSIDSSSFKANEGSRVSEAGGLIQVVAGGEFNLTNSSLEGAGAWWNGGRYTANTGGAINFYDACSVMANIENTTIQNFMADGAGAGISLAKYAGHTAGVHLTMKDTTIINTATYVFQGTGLGGAMFVGSGNTVTIEGGTISSQTASNNAGAIFNEGSVTITGGAALKDNFAYNMVGGIYNDGYLKIDDATITGNKKGDWSTGDGHVLTKDEMGGINIYADKDVIITPKAKFDGNDIRVLDGQSKILLTGALTNQLNVSVSEKAKKHSDPKSIFDRYSETQERYIGYTVAGGTDNYTPTPEDAKKIHYVSKDASQAIAAVDDHTSIGKWDYVFNPDNNTVVLGQRAKMTYHANYDEKSARFIDNSKEKEQIYTFYGSGGGEPKVSINDVAVTYLTELKEKPVSKWIFDGWYNHTPQQPPVDAACAAFRNTKKNTVSASKVKFADAYFVDTTDKITKIVDPNELHVYAGWKPLDITLSKVWDDENATEKAKSAVLTLTPGKDGNNQETFTASRTETSKTFEDLDKFQEDGTTPLEYKVDEPTVPEEYTKTIEQLDNSKSEEDKISAKVTNSKADKGSVYVKYITEDGAILEAESAVKQDAPVGEEYTTEQKAFEGYAFSTMGEGSAAASGKVVKGDLHVVYVYKKAEKGNVYVKYITEDGTVLEAESAVKKDAPVGEAYTTEQKAFDGYAFSKMGEGSAAASGTVVKGDLHVVYVYKKAEKGSVYVKYIAEDGTVLEAESAVKQDAPVGEEYTTEQKAFEGYAFSTMGEGSAAASGKVVIGDLHVVYVYKKADTPTPDPNPNPTPDPKPDPTPTPEPTPTPTPTPTPTPEPTPAPQPQPQPAPEQKKTVAPKTGEELQLVMATSMTLLSAGAYLGMKKKK; via the coding sequence ATGAAACGCCATAAGATACCCGTAGTCCTTGCAGGCATATTGATGTTGTTGACCCTGCTTTGGACAAGACCGGCCTTTGCCGCCGATGTTGATGTTTCTACGATGCAAGGCCTCAAACAAGCGATTGTGGATAAAAACTCGATTACCCTGACAGCAGATATCGAGGTAAAAGAAGAGTTAACGATTCCCGCTGATTATAACGGTACGATTAAATCGGAGGGGAAAACACTAAGCTTGGCTTCCGGTGTTAATAATATGTTTGTCATTGCAAAGGGTGCCAACGTGACGTTTGACAACATCGTTTTCGACGGAAAAGAAAAGGGTCGTATTATCGATGCCGGCGAAGCGACTGTGACGATTAAAAATTCTACACTACAGAATGCGACAACGGATACGTTTGGGCAGAAGATTGTCGACAACAAAGATACGCAACGCTATGAAGGCGGCGCGATTTATGCTGCTCATACGACGTTAAATTTGGAAAATACAAATTTTGAAAACAACCATACTAAGGCCACAGTGCCAAGCCCGGGCGCACCGCATGGTGGCGCCATCGTTTCCTATTCGGCAAAAATCAAAATAACCGGCGGCTCATTTATAAACAACCATACCGGAAAAGTGGATAAGGAATATTCTTCTCATGGTGAAGGCGGAGCGATCAAATTGCATCCGGGTTCGACGTTAACGATAAACGATCCCTCTGTGACCAAAAAAGATACTACCGTTTTCGATAGAAATCATTTAGACAGTCTTGAAGACAAAGGCGGAAGACAAGGCGGCGCGATCGAAGCAACGCAGTCTAAAGTGTACATTTATGGTGCTACATTTAAGATTCCCGGACCCTTTAATACAGGCGGAGCCATCAAATTTGAAGGATGTGATGAAGCAGTTGTTAAAAATGCTCATTTTGAAACCGTAGCAAAAAAGGGGACTATCGGTGTCGCCGGGGGAGCAATCACATCGGAAAACTCCAATCTTTCCATTGATAGTTCTTCATTTAAAGCTAATGAAGGTTCCAGAGTTTCTGAGGCCGGTGGGCTGATACAAGTCGTGGCCGGAGGAGAATTTAATCTTACCAACTCATCTCTTGAAGGCGCCGGTGCATGGTGGAATGGCGGTAGATATACTGCCAATACCGGTGGAGCAATTAACTTCTATGATGCCTGCTCTGTCATGGCGAATATCGAAAATACGACAATTCAAAATTTCATGGCGGATGGCGCAGGTGCTGGAATATCTTTGGCGAAGTATGCGGGCCATACAGCTGGTGTTCATCTTACGATGAAAGACACCACCATCATCAATACGGCGACCTATGTCTTTCAGGGGACGGGACTTGGCGGTGCGATGTTTGTCGGAAGCGGCAACACCGTTACGATCGAAGGCGGAACAATTTCTTCTCAGACTGCATCAAATAATGCCGGAGCGATCTTCAACGAAGGCTCTGTAACGATTACAGGCGGCGCTGCCTTAAAGGATAATTTTGCCTACAACATGGTTGGCGGCATCTATAATGACGGCTATCTCAAGATTGATGACGCGACCATTACAGGCAACAAAAAAGGGGACTGGTCTACAGGAGATGGGCACGTTCTCACTAAGGATGAAATGGGCGGCATCAACATCTATGCGGACAAGGATGTCATCATTACTCCGAAGGCAAAATTTGACGGGAATGATATTCGCGTGCTGGATGGGCAGTCCAAGATTTTGCTCACGGGGGCTTTGACGAATCAACTCAATGTGTCCGTCAGTGAGAAGGCAAAAAAGCATAGTGATCCAAAGAGCATTTTCGACCGCTATTCCGAAACACAGGAAAGATACATCGGCTATACGGTGGCAGGCGGAACGGATAATTACACGCCAACGCCTGAAGATGCTAAGAAAATTCATTATGTGTCAAAAGATGCAAGTCAAGCCATAGCAGCTGTCGATGATCATACGTCAATTGGCAAGTGGGATTATGTATTTAATCCAGACAATAACACGGTTGTCTTGGGCCAACGTGCCAAGATGACGTATCATGCGAATTATGACGAGAAGAGTGCAAGATTTATAGATAATTCGAAGGAAAAAGAACAGATCTACACCTTCTATGGTTCGGGTGGCGGAGAGCCCAAGGTTTCCATCAATGACGTTGCCGTTACCTATTTGACCGAACTAAAAGAGAAGCCGGTTTCAAAGTGGATTTTTGACGGATGGTATAACCATACGCCACAACAGCCACCTGTTGATGCTGCTTGCGCTGCTTTCCGCAACACGAAGAAAAATACTGTTTCTGCTTCAAAAGTTAAATTTGCGGATGCCTATTTTGTTGATACCACAGACAAGATTACAAAAATTGTGGATCCCAATGAGCTGCACGTCTATGCCGGTTGGAAGCCCTTGGATATTACGCTATCTAAAGTGTGGGATGACGAGAATGCAACAGAAAAAGCAAAAAGTGCAGTTTTGACACTTACTCCTGGTAAAGACGGTAATAATCAAGAAACCTTTACTGCAAGTAGAACCGAGACAAGCAAAACCTTTGAGGACTTGGATAAGTTTCAAGAAGACGGTACTACTCCGTTGGAATACAAAGTTGATGAACCTACCGTACCGGAAGAATATACTAAAACAATTGAACAACTGGATAACAGTAAGTCTGAAGAAGATAAAATCTCAGCAAAGGTTACGAACAGCAAGGCGGATAAAGGAAGCGTGTATGTAAAATACATTACGGAAGACGGCGCTATCTTGGAAGCTGAAAGCGCAGTCAAACAAGATGCGCCGGTAGGCGAAGAATATACAACAGAACAAAAAGCCTTCGAAGGGTATGCATTTTCAACAATGGGAGAAGGCTCAGCAGCTGCTAGTGGAAAGGTTGTAAAGGGAGATCTTCACGTAGTATATGTGTACAAAAAGGCAGAAAAAGGAAATGTCTATGTAAAATATATTACGGAAGATGGAACCGTCTTGGAGGCGGAAAGTGCAGTCAAAAAAGATGCACCGGTAGGCGAAGCATACACAACAGAACAAAAGGCCTTCGACGGGTATGCATTTTCAAAAATGGGCGAAGGTTCAGCAGCTGCCAGTGGAACGGTTGTAAAGGGAGATCTTCACGTAGTATATGTTTACAAAAAGGCGGAAAAAGGAAGCGTGTATGTAAAATATATTGCAGAAGATGGAACCGTATTGGAAGCTGAAAGCGCAGTCAAACAAGATGCGCCGGTAGGCGAAGAATATACAACAGAACAAAAAGCCTTCGAAGGGTATGCATTTTCAACAATGGGAGAAGGCTCGGCAGCTGCTAGTGGAAAGGTTGTTATTGGGGATCTTCACGTAGTTTATGTGTACAAAAAGGCAGATACTCCAACCCCGGACCCCAATCCAAATCCAACCCCGGATCCTAAACCAGACCCGACTCCGACTCCGGAACCGACTCCGACTCCGACGCCAACGCCAACTCCGACTCCGGAACCGACGCCAGCACCCCAGCCACAGCCTCAACCGGCTCCTGAGCAGAAGAAAACAGTTGCTCCGAAGACAGGAGAAGAACTCCAGTTGGTGATGGCCACCTCCATGACGTTGCTGTCCGCCGGTGCATATTTGGGAATGAAAAAGAAAAAGTAA
- the galE gene encoding UDP-glucose 4-epimerase GalE, with the protein MNVLVSGGLGYIGSHTVVELMKRKHNVIVVDNLYNADADVQLRIEKITGKKLTTYVADCTDAEAMEKIFSSHPVDCVIHFAGYKAVGESVAKPLMYYHNNLLSTIVLLEAMKKHHVRRMVFSSSATVYSSENHSPFREEMALAATNPYGWTKLMIERILMDMAKADPEFSAILLRYFNPIGAHDSGLLGERPVGIPNNLLPYICQVADGTREKLSVFGDDYDTPDGTGVRDYLHVVDLALGHVAALEKMADRPGAHAFNLGTGKGTSVLELVHAFEKANHLTIPYSIVGRRAGDIDTVVADPSKAERKLDWKATHSIEEACASAWYFQQHVKDSL; encoded by the coding sequence ATGAACGTCTTAGTGAGTGGCGGTTTGGGCTACATCGGATCCCATACCGTTGTGGAACTGATGAAGCGCAAGCATAACGTGATCGTGGTCGACAACTTGTATAATGCGGACGCGGACGTGCAGTTGCGCATCGAAAAAATCACCGGCAAGAAGCTGACGACATACGTTGCGGACTGCACCGATGCCGAGGCGATGGAAAAGATCTTTTCCTCGCATCCTGTCGATTGCGTGATCCACTTTGCCGGCTATAAGGCGGTAGGGGAGTCGGTCGCGAAACCGCTCATGTATTATCACAACAATCTGCTGAGTACCATCGTCCTGTTGGAGGCCATGAAAAAACATCACGTGCGCCGCATGGTCTTCAGCTCATCGGCAACGGTCTATTCTTCCGAAAATCATAGTCCGTTTCGGGAGGAAATGGCTCTCGCGGCCACGAATCCCTATGGATGGACCAAATTGATGATTGAGCGCATTCTGATGGACATGGCCAAGGCGGATCCGGAATTTTCAGCTATTCTGCTGCGCTATTTTAATCCCATCGGTGCGCATGATTCCGGTCTGCTCGGAGAACGTCCGGTGGGCATTCCGAATAACCTTTTGCCCTACATTTGCCAGGTGGCGGACGGCACGCGTGAGAAATTGAGCGTTTTCGGGGATGATTACGATACGCCCGACGGCACCGGGGTGCGCGACTACTTGCATGTTGTGGACCTGGCTTTGGGCCATGTGGCGGCATTGGAAAAAATGGCGGATCGTCCCGGCGCCCATGCATTCAATTTAGGGACCGGCAAGGGCACGAGCGTATTAGAATTGGTTCATGCCTTTGAGAAGGCAAATCATCTCACCATTCCCTACAGCATCGTGGGACGGCGAGCGGGCGACATCGACACCGTGGTGGCGGACCCGTCCAAGGCAGAGCGCAAACTGGACTGGAAGGCGACGCACAGCATCGAAGAGGCGTGTGCATCGGCTTGGTATTTCCAGCAACACGTAAAGGACAGTCTGTAG
- a CDS encoding DUF1858 domain-containing protein codes for MNLFQHQSTAEENTPQNKVTTSPESENEKHEKKEVLITKEMLISEVIQRKPRTIQTLMLIGMGCIGCPSSLMESVEQAAWVHGIDPDMLVEKLNEC; via the coding sequence ATGAATCTGTTTCAACATCAATCGACCGCGGAGGAAAATACCCCGCAGAATAAAGTAACCACTTCGCCGGAAAGCGAAAACGAAAAACACGAAAAGAAAGAGGTGCTGATCACCAAGGAGATGCTCATTTCCGAAGTAATTCAGCGCAAGCCGCGCACCATCCAAACCTTGATGCTCATCGGCATGGGCTGCATCGGTTGCCCCAGCTCTCTCATGGAAAGCGTGGAGCAGGCCGCCTGGGTGCACGGCATTGACCCGGACATGCTGGTGGAAAAGCTGAACGAGTGCTAA
- the ispE gene encoding 4-(cytidine 5'-diphospho)-2-C-methyl-D-erythritol kinase, whose translation MTEDGMELEVQANAKVNLALDILGVREDGYHDLDGVMQEIALHDTLTIENGRGGFVLFCDHPHLKLDENNLIYKAWNALRDRTADDSVIIELEKRIPLSAGLGGGSADAAATLVGLNRLWNLGLGDEELIKIAGGIDSDTAFFIRGGTQRAQGRGNILTPLPRFSQKPLLLINTGDTISSRYVYDRVEPNGTVPVSKMIDLLQYDNLKAYPLMRNHMESVSFDSIPKLAKIKKELEESGALAALMSGSGPTMFGIYETMEQAEEAYERFRDQYSFVLLTRTV comes from the coding sequence ATGACGGAGGACGGCATGGAATTGGAAGTACAGGCCAATGCAAAGGTGAATCTGGCATTGGATATTCTCGGTGTGCGTGAGGATGGCTATCACGATCTGGACGGCGTGATGCAGGAGATTGCGCTGCATGATACGCTGACGATCGAAAATGGACGTGGCGGATTTGTGCTGTTCTGTGATCATCCGCATCTTAAGCTCGACGAAAACAATTTAATTTATAAGGCGTGGAACGCGCTGCGCGATCGGACTGCGGACGATTCCGTCATTATCGAACTGGAAAAGCGCATTCCTCTTTCCGCCGGTTTAGGCGGAGGAAGTGCGGATGCTGCAGCCACTTTGGTGGGGCTCAATCGTCTATGGAATTTGGGACTCGGTGATGAGGAACTGATTAAAATAGCTGGTGGCATTGACTCGGATACCGCCTTTTTCATTCGTGGTGGCACCCAGCGTGCGCAGGGAAGGGGAAATATCTTGACGCCGTTGCCACGGTTTTCTCAAAAGCCGCTGCTTTTGATCAACACGGGCGATACCATCAGCTCACGTTATGTGTACGATCGCGTAGAACCGAATGGGACAGTGCCGGTATCCAAAATGATTGATTTGCTGCAGTACGATAACCTTAAGGCCTATCCGCTGATGCGAAATCACATGGAAAGCGTGTCTTTCGACTCCATTCCCAAACTGGCGAAGATTAAGAAAGAGTTGGAAGAATCTGGCGCTTTAGCGGCTCTCATGAGCGGCAGCGGACCGACCATGTTCGGAATTTATGAAACCATGGAACAAGCGGAAGAGGCCTACGAGCGCTTCCGAGATCAATATTCCTTTGTTTTGCTGACACGCACCGTGTGA
- a CDS encoding Veg family protein — protein MQENSLIQAIRSEVEQNIGRTVVVRADKGRKRIVTKEGIIENAFEDVFTVRISNAFEMERTVSYTYTDVLTSTVKLTVY, from the coding sequence ATGCAAGAAAACAGCTTAATTCAGGCCATCCGCAGTGAAGTCGAGCAAAACATAGGACGTACTGTGGTTGTGCGCGCGGACAAAGGGCGAAAGCGGATCGTCACAAAAGAAGGCATCATTGAGAATGCATTTGAGGACGTCTTTACCGTGCGCATTTCGAATGCCTTTGAAATGGAACGCACCGTATCGTATACGTATACGGATGTTCTGACTTCTACCGTAAAGCTGACGGTATATTGA